One Candidatus Zymogenus saltonus DNA segment encodes these proteins:
- a CDS encoding SagB/ThcOx family dehydrogenase, which yields MGIGKKFQDETKYFPDRIPGGFYGLDERPEPFKTYPDAERIALPLPKTGGGMPIWDAINLRRSERDYGGEPVTKDELSQLIWAAQGITAVEYGYRFRAAPSAGALYPIETYLGIKNVPGIPRGLYHYALREDELELIKGGDLSRELADGALGQEMVESADVVFLFTAIFMRSTIKYSERGYRYVYLDCGHIMQNLLLAVTALGLSACPIAALYDQEVNDIIGIDGERESVLYMASVGRGR from the coding sequence ATGGGAATAGGCAAAAAATTTCAGGACGAGACGAAGTATTTCCCTGACAGGATACCCGGGGGATTCTATGGTCTGGATGAAAGGCCGGAGCCCTTTAAAACCTACCCGGATGCCGAGAGGATCGCCCTTCCCCTGCCTAAGACTGGTGGGGGAATGCCGATTTGGGATGCCATAAACCTGAGGAGGAGCGAAAGGGATTACGGCGGTGAACCGGTGACGAAAGACGAGCTTTCCCAGCTCATCTGGGCCGCCCAGGGGATTACAGCCGTGGAGTATGGATACAGATTTCGCGCGGCGCCCTCGGCCGGCGCCCTTTACCCTATAGAGACGTACCTCGGCATTAAAAATGTCCCCGGTATTCCCAGGGGTCTTTATCACTACGCCTTGAGGGAGGATGAGCTGGAGCTGATAAAGGGAGGCGATCTCTCCCGCGAGCTGGCCGACGGCGCCCTTGGTCAGGAGATGGTCGAGAGCGCCGACGTAGTCTTCCTCTTCACGGCGATTTTTATGCGCTCGACGATAAAGTACAGTGAGAGGGGATACAGGTATGTCTACCTCGACTGCGGCCACATCATGCAGAACCTCCTATTGGCGGTGACCGCGCTTGGGCTTTCCGCCTGCCCGATAGCGGCCCTCTACGACCAGGAGGTAAACGACATCATAGGCATTGACGGGGAGAGGGAGAGCGTGCTCTACATGGCCTCCGTCGGAAGGGGGCGGTAA